ATCTTTGGTGGATCCATCTGTTTGGTTTAGTCTTTAATAAGCTAGTTTACTTATCACCTTTCTTCTCTACCTGGGTTGATTCACTCTCTACTTGATCTGTACCAGAAGACTTTTCACTTTTCtctactttaatttttatatctTCAGATTTTTTAATTGGTTCATTTGGCTTGGATGATGTTTCCGTTTTTTGTGATGATTTATCTTTTACATCAGATGGACCCTTTTCTTCAGTTTTAGCTGgcattttttcttctgcttttgcaGGTGATTTCTCGTCTTCTTTAGTTGGCTTCTTTGTATCTTTTTCTTCTACTTTAAGAggtttcttttcttcctctttaactGGTTTCTTTTCATCTTTCTTGGCTGGCTGCTGTTCATCTTcttttgttgcttttttctcttctACCTTAGCTTTCTTTTCCTCTAAACTAGCTGGTTTCTTCTCTTCAATCTTGGTTGCTTTCTTTTCATCCTCTTTGGTTTGTTCCTTTCCCTCTGCTTTGGTTGGCTTCTCCTCTGCTTTTGCTGGCTTCTTTTCATCCTCCTTGACTGGTTGTTTTTCTTCTCCCTTAGCTGACTTTGTATCATCTTTAACCAGTTGTTTTTCCTCTGTCTTGGCTGGTTTCTTTTCATCTGCCTTAGTTGACTGATTTTCATCCCCCTTTAttggttgcttttcctccactTTAGCAGGCTTCTTCTCCTCTGGTTTTGCAGGTGTCTTTTCCTCTACTTTGGCTGGTTTCTTCTCCTCTGCCGTGGCTgacttcttctcttcctccttaaCTGTCTGCTTTACCTCAACCTCTGCTggtttcttttcttccttcttagcttgttccttttctttttcttgagtGGATTTCTTTTCATCCTTACTAACTGGCTTCTTTTCTTCTACTTTTATTGGTTGTTTTTCATCTTCGGCTGCCTGTTTTTCCTCTGCCTTAGCTGGTTTCTTTTCATCTTTTGTAGGTTGCTTTTCCTCTACTGTACTTGCCTTTTTGTCTTCTTCCTTAGTAATTTGCTTTTCTTCcacctttgctgtttttttctcctcTGCTGCAACTGGTTTCTTTTCTTCTGCTTTGGTCCTTGGCTTTTCCTCTGCTTTATCTGGTGTCTTCTCCTTTGCTGCTGGTTTTATTTCGTCCTCTTTAGTGGGTGGCTTTTCCTCTGCCTTAACTGGCTTCTTTTCCTCTACTAcagttttcttctcttcttccttagaaggttgttttaccttttcttctgATGGTTTCTTTTTTTCGTCCTTTTCAGGTTCCCTTTCTTCTAGTTTGGATGGTTTCTTATCTTCTACCTTATCTGACTTCTTTTCATCTTCTTTGGCAGGCTTCATTTCTTCTGCTTTTGTTGGTGTCTTCTCTggttttttatcttcatttttatcTGCAGCTTTAGCTGGTggctttttttcttcatctttatCTGCAGCTTTAGCTGGTTTCGTTTCTATCTCCAAAGcgggtttcttttctttttctgcagaaggcttcttttcctcttccttaGTTGGTTTCTGGTCTTCTacttttgtagtttttgtatCCTCttcattacctgtttttttttcttctgtcttcttttcatCCTTAACGGTTTTCTTTTCATCTTCCTTGgcaagtttttccttttccttggttggttcattttcctttatttcctcttttttagtaggctcttctttttttactgtctcatgtttctcttctttctttacaTGTTGCTTATCTTTGTCATTTGATTCATCTTGTTCTTGTTTTTGCACTTGTCCATTCTCATTCTTTCCTGATTTTCCTTGGTCTTCCTTTTTTGAATCTTTATCATTTGTTTCTTTATCCTTTAATATTATTTCAGTTTCTTTTATCTTGCTTGGTTCCTGAATtccaggtttctttttttcttcgtTTTCTGCATCACCCTCACCTGATTCACTCTCTTTCTCCTCTGTACCCTCTTCTGATTTACTGTCTTCATGttctccttctttctcttctGGTTCAGGTGTCTCCTCACCAGTTTCAGGTTTCTTTGAGGGTGATGTGATTACTTCTTCTTCGGTTACCTCCTCAGTGACATGAGTTTCTTCTGTCTGCTTCTCTACTATTACAGTTTCTTTATCTGATTTCTCTACAATCttaatcttttcttcttttttcactttaatatgCTTTGGAGTACTTGGGATTCTTGGAGGTCTGTCATCAATTGGAAAATGATCAAAACTTGTTCCAATGCGACATTCCTCTCCTTCCAGTAGTTTTCTAGGAATAAGAACAATAACAGCAATTAAGGTTTTGTTATAATTGGCATTCATCAAAGTTAGGATATTATTGACCAGACATAAAGACTTTTTTGAGTTAACCTGCAATTATAGCTCCAAATTATGAATGCAGATACCTGAAATGCAAATTTTTGTGATACCTACATATGTTATATTCAGTTTATGAAgttgttttccattttaaatgaatagttttctacctgtttttttttccttttgcatttcCTTGTCAATATAATTCTGTGTTCCTGATGTAGAAATACTAGAGTGCAGTGGAGTTCAGATATATTTGACAAATGCTTTCCAGAAAGTGGAGCTTGGACTTTTGACATAATTTTACATGGAAGCTCTGACTATCACAGACAAAATATGGCAAAGAAGGGCGGACTTTACCACCAGGGTTACAAATAAAGTGGGGCCCTTCTACACTCCAACTAATGTCCagtctttaaaatactttaagtAGAGTTCCACTTCAATCCTCATTCATAAAACGATAGCAATAGTGACCATGTATTTGTCCCATTTATGAAATGAAGttgttgatttataaataaataaaaaaactaaacataaatgCACTGTCCTTCCTAGAGACCTTTTACTGGCCACTTTTCAGTCTGCACTCCACCCCCTCCCCACATTTACGCGcacacacagaaaacaaattgAGCTAATAGCAGGGCAAAACAAGACATGGTGGAAAACCAATGGTCATAAAGGCCACAGTCAAACAGACAAATTgtcaggggagaaaaaaaaatgaatggattgTTAAGTACAACAGAAATCACAGGCACAGGAGACAAGCAGAGGTCTTTTCCAAACTCTCGTTCTGAGTAGGTCTAAATAGCTTTCCTGCATGTGAGCTCAGAGAAAGTACATCAGCAGCTATTTGTACTAAGTACCAGCAAGAAGTGTGAGAACATCTTAATATGATTGATGATGAGACTAGAAGAGATACAAGATTTTTGGGCAGATAGGGGTTGAACGGATATATAGAAATCAAGCATAGGATCCAAATAACGGATTGATCCTTCAGATACTCAGTTGTACCATGAAAAGCTGCAGACAGTGGCATGGGTTGGTGTAATTAGAAGTAGAGCTTAATTTCTCAGAGGCTCCAGCAACAAATTAGTGAGGAGCACTGTAGTAACATCatcaaatttatttcaaagtttgAGACAAGAAGTCAGAGGAAGCAAAGCCTTAGACCACAGATTGCAGATCTATCACTATGTGGTGGTACACTTGCAAAACTGGAAGTGCACTGCTAATTTTCAGGAGGAATTCCAATCAGAAGGTCTATTTAGAGTTCTGCTTAGccacaaataacatttctaaatgttccttTTAGTAACATATAATGTAACATATAACATAGAACTTTCAGAAATAGATGgggaaatatgtttttattataaatatattgttaacaTAACTTAATCATCATTTTTACCTGTAGGCTGCAATCTCTATATCTAAGGCCATTTTAACATTTAGCAAATCTTGATATTCCCGAATCTGAGCAGCCATTTCCCATTTAGTGTTTCTTAGCTCATTTTCCAGTTGATGAAAAGTTTCCTGGTTCAAACAAAAAGAGGTTAAAGCAATATTTAGAAAACCATAACACACAAATAGTTTCATGATTGGATAGATAGAAATTGTAGTCGATCAGTGTAGTTAGTAGGTTACTCTTGGTATTTGCTTTTAGACTGTATTTGATTTTGTACATTCTTCAACCTTGTAGCATAATTCCTATATAATTTTTTGACTCGGTTTGCTATCACCATCTCTACAGATCAGAATTTCCCAGGACTTAATACTATTTGGTTTTATAAAGTCTTcaccagcacatcccaaagattctcaatggattaaggttaaggtctggactctgcaGTGATCAAACCATGTATGAAAAATGATGTTACATGCTCCCTGAACTATTTCTTTCACAATTTAAGCACAATGAATCCTGGTAATGTCATCTTGGGATACGCTTGTGCCATCAGAAAGGAATAATCCATGAATGTAAAAACCTGGTCGATCTTATAGTCAAGTGACCTATAGACATAACACTACCTCCACAGTCCTGgggactatatatataaatatatatatatatttatatatataaatatatatatatttatatatttatattaaaaaaacaaaacaataaggtaaaaagaaatgcaaatactTGTCTGTTGCTTTTAAATCTAATTACGCATAATAATTGCTGAAAGGAACAAAATAGAAAGTCTGTGTTCTAACACTGTGCTACCTGGTAAGATGCCATTTCTGCCTGGTGGCGATCCTCTAGATCCATACATTGACGTTCCAGGGATTGTTGGGATCCCTTAAGAATCTCAAATTGAGTGATCTGGCTCTGTAGCTGATGACGATAGTTGGTGATCTCTTCATTAGCAGAGCGGATGGCGTGAGTATTGACATTGGAAGCCTCATTCAGTTTCTCCAGTTTCACTGTAAATAGTGCATTAGTATTATGagatatagaaatacaaaacatatatttatacatagaaTGGCAACAGTACTTTTTGTCATCTAGTGATTGTATTTataacatggaaaaaaacaacaatgagtAATAGAATAAGTGTAATATCTAACCATCAACTACTTTGAGTTGTTCCCTTTTGATCAGTTAAGTAAactatttaaagtattttgttatattggaCTGGTCTGTATTCACATTTCAAATATtctcatttttaaaggtttattatatatatttattttctatttgatgGTATATGACCACATCATGAACTAAACAAtattacagaaagtaaaagaaaaaagggtgagGCACCTGATCATACCATGAAGCACCAATAATACTGAGTGTGctataaaaagaaatctgttccagagGTACCAATAATAGCAGAGCTCTCTGAAATTTACAAGGTTGGGTGGAGTTAGGAGACTAACCAATCTGCTGCTATGGTCAGTAGTATACCCTTAAGAATTTTTGCTGAATCATATCTGCTGTCCGTGTCAGCAAAATGAGATGTAACAATACCTCCCAAATTTATTAGTAATTCTATCCATCGGTCAATTTTAATGTACATGAAGGAAACTTCCAAGTTATTTCCAAATTATATTCTAAAAAGACAGTTTTCATGCAGCTTCCTTTTCTAAGTATCAGACCCATTTGGTATTGGTATCTTGCAGACTCCAAACCCAATTTATTGGTGCCACACCTACTATTCTAACTTGCTGCTAAATTACATTCCAGAGAGAAATATATTTTGGGTCAGTTTTAATAAAGTAGATTTAAATCATACAGGATCTGACCATCGAGGCCTGGATTCACTCTTTATACCACACATACTTCTGGTATCATCACagcatttaccttttatttttagatttatgatcttttttttttcactaacatTGTTTAAGTTACGCCTGGTGTCTCTCTTAATGAATGCAACCTTTCACAAGGTACCTGAATATCTATGACATATCCATGTAACGTGCAATATAAATGATGTATGACCCTGAATGAGAGTATAAAGGTAATTAATGCTTTGCAATTTTAGtactaatgtacatttttttttgttttaaaaacagtttatagGAGAAAGCAGGTCAGAGAAAAGTTTGCAGTATATTTCCACAATCATTACTGCTCTAACCAATGCTGTGGTAAATGACTGAATGATCCGTTCGTAGCCAGTGTGGGATGCTGCATTGCAGAACTGTTTCCTATGGATATCACTAGCATTTCAAGGTAAATCTTACTgatatatttgcacattataaaTAGCAATGAGCCACTTTTAGCttgctattaatatttttgcAGTTAGCAGGTTTATGGATGCGAAAGGTTGCATGAATTACAGGATGAGCTGATTCATTCTGTGATGCAGGACTATCACCTTCTTCCTATTAATGCATTAGAAAtgatggaggggagggggaggcaTCAATATAGATCCTAACCATGACTCAAGAAtttcatgtgcaaaaaaagtaaccTCTGCATAGCCTGAAGGCAGCAACCCATTTATTGTGTGTGCTAGTTTTCATCGCTACTAAAAG
This Pyxicephalus adspersus chromosome 6, UCB_Pads_2.0, whole genome shotgun sequence DNA region includes the following protein-coding sequences:
- the NEFH gene encoding neurofilament heavy polypeptide, giving the protein MLSFGMERSMGPVTYRRPPGDAYLRSSSVSLTHSGSSSFQSHSRSRRSALSYSESPEPSNGPRDEKEALQGLNDRFAGYIEKVRRLEEQNQSLQKEASELRKQQAGVSAIGQLYEKEIRDMRNQLLKINSENSQEQLEKDRLSEDIELVRMKTQEEERLKEEALASERALRQYLQDCSLDSEQIGRKVQALQDEVTHLCKCHQEDVEDLLGQIQSSQITTQQLEELPGLDLTSALKEIRAQLEGQIGRNNLQTQEWFKVKLEKLNEASNVNTHAIRSANEEITNYRHQLQSQITQFEILKGSQQSLERQCMDLEDRHQAEMASYQETFHQLENELRNTKWEMAAQIREYQDLLNVKMALDIEIAAYRKLLEGEECRIGTSFDHFPIDDRPPRIPSTPKHIKVKKEEKIKIVEKSDKETVIVEKQTEETHVTEEVTEEEVITSPSKKPETGEETPEPEEKEGEHEDSKSEEGTEEKESESGEGDAENEEKKKPGIQEPSKIKETEIILKDKETNDKDSKKEDQGKSGKNENGQVQKQEQDESNDKDKQHVKKEEKHETVKKEEPTKKEEIKENEPTKEKEKLAKEDEKKTVKDEKKTEEKKTGNEEDTKTTKVEDQKPTKEEEKKPSAEKEKKPALEIETKPAKAADKDEEKKPPAKAADKNEDKKPEKTPTKAEEMKPAKEDEKKSDKVEDKKPSKLEEREPEKDEKKKPSEEKVKQPSKEEEKKTVVEEKKPVKAEEKPPTKEDEIKPAAKEKTPDKAEEKPRTKAEEKKPVAAEEKKTAKVEEKQITKEEDKKASTVEEKQPTKDEKKPAKAEEKQAAEDEKQPIKVEEKKPVSKDEKKSTQEKEKEQAKKEEKKPAEVEVKQTVKEEEKKSATAEEKKPAKVEEKTPAKPEEKKPAKVEEKQPIKGDENQSTKADEKKPAKTEEKQLVKDDTKSAKGEEKQPVKEDEKKPAKAEEKPTKAEGKEQTKEDEKKATKIEEKKPASLEEKKAKVEEKKATKEDEQQPAKKDEKKPVKEEEKKPLKVEEKDTKKPTKEDEKSPAKAEEKMPAKTEEKGPSDVKDKSSQKTETSSKPNEPIKKSEDIKIKVEKSEKSSGTDQVESESTQVEKKGDK